A genomic segment from Nocardiopsis sp. Huas11 encodes:
- a CDS encoding STM4013/SEN3800 family hydrolase, which yields MNTVVGTHDILLLTLDTLRFDTADALAAAGRTPHLASLLPGGGWERRHAPASFTYASHLAMLAGFLPTPAAPGPHPRLFAADFPGSASTAPTTWTFDAPDLATGLAEAGYHTACVGGTGFFNRRSALGSVLPDLFLESHWEEAFGVTDPHSFEHQVERAVRIATERPADRPLFLLLNVAALHQPNWFHLPGATREDGDTPATHAAALEYVDRHLPPLLEAMAARRPCLAIVCSDHGTAYGEDGYTGHRIGHETVWTVPYTHAVLPQGHTVRTETL from the coding sequence ATGAACACGGTCGTGGGCACGCACGACATCCTGCTGCTCACCCTGGACACGCTGCGCTTCGACACCGCCGACGCGCTGGCCGCGGCCGGGCGCACCCCGCACCTGGCGTCTCTGCTGCCGGGCGGCGGGTGGGAGCGCAGGCACGCCCCGGCCAGCTTCACCTACGCCTCCCATCTGGCGATGCTCGCCGGCTTCCTGCCCACGCCCGCGGCGCCGGGCCCGCATCCGCGCCTGTTCGCCGCCGACTTCCCCGGCAGCGCGTCCACGGCCCCCACCACCTGGACCTTCGACGCCCCGGACCTGGCCACGGGACTGGCCGAGGCCGGCTACCACACGGCGTGCGTCGGGGGCACGGGCTTCTTCAACCGCCGCTCCGCGCTGGGGTCGGTGCTGCCGGACCTGTTCCTGGAGAGCCACTGGGAGGAGGCGTTCGGCGTCACCGACCCGCACTCGTTCGAGCACCAGGTGGAGCGGGCCGTGCGGATCGCCACCGAACGGCCGGCGGACCGGCCGCTGTTCCTGCTGCTCAACGTGGCGGCCCTGCACCAGCCCAACTGGTTCCACCTGCCCGGGGCGACCCGCGAGGACGGCGACACCCCCGCCACCCACGCCGCCGCCCTGGAGTACGTCGACCGGCACCTGCCGCCGCTGCTGGAGGCGATGGCCGCCCGCCGCCCGTGCCTGGCGATCGTCTGCTCGGACCACGGCACCGCCTACGGCGAGGACGGCTACACCGGCCACCGGATCGGCCACGAGACCGTCTGGACGGTCCCCTACACCCACGCGGTGCTGCCCCAGGGGCACACCGTCCGAACGGAGACCCTGTGA